Proteins co-encoded in one Halobacteriovoraceae bacterium genomic window:
- a CDS encoding single-stranded DNA-binding protein has product MSVNKVILLGRLGQDPEIKYTPSGAAVCNFSLATSESWVDKSGQKQERTEWHRVVVWNKLAELCNQYLSKGRQAYIEGRLQTRSWDDQNGQKRYTTEVNASTVQFIGGQASAGQSSYSNDMNMNQSSHQDDSMMNQDFNISTDASFTADDIPF; this is encoded by the coding sequence ATGAGCGTGAATAAAGTTATTCTATTGGGTCGTCTTGGGCAAGATCCCGAGATTAAATATACACCGTCAGGTGCAGCTGTCTGCAATTTTTCGCTGGCAACGTCTGAGTCATGGGTTGATAAAAGTGGACAAAAACAAGAAAGAACAGAATGGCATAGAGTGGTTGTTTGGAATAAGCTTGCTGAGCTTTGTAATCAGTATCTATCGAAAGGGCGCCAGGCCTATATTGAGGGACGTTTACAAACACGTTCATGGGATGATCAAAATGGACAAAAAAGATATACGACAGAGGTAAATGCTTCGACTGTTCAATTTATTGGAGGGCAAGCTTCTGCAGGCCAGTCGAGCTATTCAAATGATATGAACATGAATCAATCATCACACCAAGATGATTCCATGATGAATCAAGATTTTAATATTTCTACAGATGCGAGTTTTACTGCTGATGATATTCCGTTTTAG
- the secG gene encoding preprotein translocase subunit SecG encodes MSSFFTITNVLMIFQAMVSVLLIITVLLQFGKGAEAGLFSSGGADAMFTGSQKGNILSKTTIVLSILFIGNSLLLAKIQSKSSGKSLLDDVAPIARPLNNDAAEEQAKKKAQEAKEQAPSEEKTTK; translated from the coding sequence ATGAGCAGTTTTTTTACCATAACCAACGTTCTCATGATTTTTCAAGCAATGGTTTCAGTGCTCTTGATAATCACAGTTTTGTTACAGTTTGGAAAAGGTGCTGAAGCAGGATTATTTTCTTCTGGTGGAGCAGATGCCATGTTCACCGGATCACAAAAGGGAAATATTCTATCCAAAACAACAATTGTTCTTTCTATACTTTTTATAGGTAACTCACTTCTTTTAGCAAAGATTCAGTCTAAATCATCTGGTAAGTCACTTCTTGATGATGTAGCACCAATAGCAAGACCACTAAACAATGATGCTGCAGAAGAACAGGCCAAGAAGAAAGCTCAAGAAGCAAAAGAACAAGCTCCCTCTGAGGAAAAAACCACCAAATAA
- a CDS encoding phosphoglycerate kinase, translating to MALKYIDEVSKEIFQGSKILCRLDLNVPLKNGIIQDSTRIDEALDTINYLLSCNPKKLIIVGHLGRPKGERKEELSLAPVGEYLAEKIGQEIILTESAVDRGIKTQLELPKGKIILLENIRFEKGETKGDKELASTLASYADFYVNDAFGTCHRKHASTYEINSFFKNKAYAGFLLKKEIIALNKIVERPKTPFVAIIGGAKVSDKIKVIESLLTNVTDLLIGGAMAYPFLAAKGHKIGKSLCSKEDISLAKKILSTPNAQKIHLPLDHVVSDDINGAPGNCAEIDIAESMIGLDIGTKTKESYKKILETAQTVLWNGPMGMFENENYSKGTFFIAEILSTINAYTLVGGGDSVSALKKSGLADKISHVSTGGGASLEYIENGTLPGIQALKFGIN from the coding sequence ATGGCACTAAAATACATCGATGAAGTTAGTAAGGAAATATTTCAAGGTAGTAAAATTCTTTGTAGATTAGATCTCAACGTCCCTCTTAAAAATGGAATCATTCAAGATTCAACTCGAATTGACGAAGCACTTGACACAATCAACTACCTACTCTCATGTAATCCAAAAAAGCTTATTATTGTAGGCCATCTGGGACGCCCTAAGGGAGAAAGAAAAGAAGAATTATCACTTGCTCCTGTTGGGGAGTACCTAGCAGAAAAAATAGGTCAAGAAATTATCTTGACTGAATCTGCAGTGGACCGAGGAATTAAAACTCAACTTGAACTTCCTAAAGGAAAAATAATTCTTCTTGAAAATATAAGATTTGAAAAAGGAGAAACTAAGGGGGATAAGGAATTAGCTTCCACTTTAGCAAGTTACGCTGATTTTTATGTTAATGATGCATTTGGAACCTGTCACAGAAAACATGCTTCTACATATGAAATCAATTCATTTTTCAAAAATAAAGCATATGCAGGATTCCTACTCAAAAAAGAAATCATCGCACTCAATAAAATCGTTGAGCGCCCTAAGACTCCTTTTGTTGCAATAATTGGAGGAGCAAAAGTAAGTGACAAAATAAAAGTTATAGAAAGTCTACTTACAAATGTAACGGATCTTTTAATCGGTGGAGCAATGGCCTACCCATTTCTTGCAGCAAAAGGACACAAGATTGGCAAATCTCTATGCTCTAAAGAAGATATATCACTCGCAAAAAAGATTTTAAGCACACCAAATGCTCAAAAGATTCATCTTCCTCTAGATCACGTTGTTTCAGATGATATTAATGGTGCACCTGGAAATTGTGCTGAAATAGATATTGCAGAGAGTATGATAGGTCTTGATATTGGGACTAAAACTAAAGAAAGTTATAAAAAAATATTAGAAACTGCTCAAACTGTCCTTTGGAATGGGCCTATGGGAATGTTTGAAAATGAAAATTATTCGAAGGGTACTTTTTTTATCGCTGAAATTCTCAGTACTATTAATGCCTATACACTCGTTGGTGGAGGAGACTCTGTAAGTGCTTTGAAAAAATCAGGCCTCGCTGATAAAATTTCACATGTCTCAACAGGAGGAGGAGCATCACTTGAATATATTGAAAATGGCACGCTACCAGGAATTCAGGCATTAAAATTTGGTATCAATTAA
- a CDS encoding triose-phosphate isomerase has product MTQRKIHVVGNWKMNMNVLEIKEFVKNIQANHTREIWIAPQAVHIPILIDLQGDKFISGGQDCSDHDSGAYTGEISPQSLVDIGAKFVLIGHSERRQYQKENNELLNRKVKSAIKSGLKVIFCVGESLELREEGSTEATIKHQLVEGLKNITTKEAENILIAYEPVWAIGTGKVATPVQAQEVHHYIRNEILEHLNFKTQDTIILYGGSVKPDNFSELLNCEDIDGALVGGASLNADSFNKLIHT; this is encoded by the coding sequence ATGACTCAAAGAAAAATACATGTCGTAGGCAATTGGAAAATGAACATGAATGTTCTTGAGATAAAAGAGTTCGTAAAAAATATTCAGGCCAACCATACTCGTGAAATTTGGATTGCTCCACAGGCCGTACATATCCCCATTCTTATTGACTTACAAGGAGATAAATTTATCTCAGGAGGACAAGATTGTAGTGATCACGATTCAGGTGCATATACAGGAGAAATATCTCCACAATCTTTGGTTGATATCGGTGCTAAGTTTGTCCTGATTGGTCATTCTGAAAGAAGACAATATCAAAAAGAAAACAATGAATTGTTAAATAGAAAAGTTAAATCAGCTATAAAATCAGGTCTCAAAGTCATTTTTTGTGTAGGGGAATCTTTAGAACTTAGAGAAGAAGGATCGACTGAAGCAACAATAAAACATCAATTAGTTGAAGGTCTCAAAAATATTACAACAAAAGAGGCCGAAAACATTCTTATTGCCTATGAACCTGTTTGGGCCATTGGAACAGGTAAAGTGGCCACCCCTGTGCAGGCCCAAGAAGTTCATCACTATATAAGAAATGAAATTCTTGAACATCTCAACTTTAAAACTCAAGATACTATTATCCTTTATGGGGGTAGTGTAAAACCTGATAATTTTTCAGAATTGCTTAATTGTGAAGATATTGATGGTGCACTTGTTGGAGGTGCGAGCTTAAATGCTGACTCATTTAACAAGCTCATCCATACTTAA
- a CDS encoding HD domain-containing protein gives MKKVFVEDLQSKADVNELFLIKYLSVMQGRDGRSYLNIILTDRTGDLESRKWNTAEKTAEKINRGDYARVTGKINTYQGRNQLVVKEIYSVDPSDINEDDFIAKSQKNSTKMFDELHSIINELNDVYIKELLQKVLNDPKIFERLLKWQAGKSVHHAYEGGLLEHILSCTQLAIWLSAHYQVNKNFVVAGAIMHDLCKIFELTAGPLCDYTDHGRLVGHLSNGVELIEKYTSQIEGFPSDTKMHLKHILLSHHGEYEYGSPKLPQTSEAFLVHLIDLMDSKMNSMEQVKRTDNLQGPWSNFIKHLDRTVFKSELPLYTQKVSPTQKDNSTLEKDKKKSNNSDLTYTLADKLAGFKIEDME, from the coding sequence ATGAAGAAAGTTTTTGTGGAAGATTTGCAGTCAAAAGCTGATGTGAATGAGCTTTTTCTTATAAAATATTTGTCAGTGATGCAAGGAAGGGATGGAAGGTCTTATTTGAATATCATTTTGACAGATAGAACAGGGGATTTAGAGTCGAGAAAATGGAACACGGCAGAAAAAACGGCCGAAAAAATAAATCGCGGAGATTACGCAAGAGTGACAGGAAAAATTAACACATATCAAGGTCGAAACCAACTCGTTGTGAAAGAAATTTATTCAGTAGATCCATCAGATATTAATGAAGATGATTTTATTGCAAAATCTCAAAAAAATTCAACCAAGATGTTTGATGAGTTACATTCAATTATTAATGAATTGAATGATGTTTATATTAAGGAGCTTTTGCAAAAAGTTTTAAATGATCCTAAAATATTTGAACGTTTACTTAAGTGGCAGGCCGGAAAGAGTGTCCACCATGCCTATGAAGGGGGATTACTTGAACATATTCTATCATGTACTCAGTTGGCCATTTGGCTTTCTGCGCATTATCAAGTGAACAAGAATTTTGTGGTTGCTGGTGCAATCATGCATGATTTGTGTAAAATATTTGAACTTACTGCGGGGCCATTATGTGATTATACTGATCATGGACGTTTAGTTGGACATCTATCAAATGGTGTTGAACTTATTGAAAAATACACTTCGCAAATAGAAGGCTTTCCCTCTGATACAAAAATGCATTTAAAACATATTCTATTATCTCATCATGGTGAGTACGAGTATGGCTCCCCTAAGCTGCCACAAACTTCAGAGGCCTTTTTGGTACATCTTATAGATCTTATGGATTCAAAAATGAATTCTATGGAACAAGTCAAAAGGACTGATAATCTTCAAGGCCCATGGTCAAATTTCATAAAACATTTAGATAGAACAGTTTTTAAATCTGAACTCCCTCTGTATACGCAAAAAGTGTCTCCAACACAAAAAGATAATTCTACTCTTGAAAAAGACAAAAAAAAGTCAAATAATAGTGATCTCACTTATACTCTGGCCGATAAATTGGCCGGTTTTAAAATCGAGGACATGGAATGA
- the gap gene encoding type I glyceraldehyde-3-phosphate dehydrogenase translates to MSKTRIAINGMGRIGRTLLREIYNTNNQNLQIVAVNNPGDIKQYLNLIKYDSIHGKFLTDISLDGDILKVGNDSIKFFSEKDPSEIDWSSQNVEIVIDATGKFKDKESLGRHIRGTVKKVIMCAPGKDLDGTFVMKINHETYDPKNHHVISNASCTTNCLAPVAKVLHKEFGIKNGLMTTIHSYTSDQQLLDGSHKDPRRARAAALSMVPTTTGAAKAVGLVIPELKGKLDGHAIRVPTPNVSLVDLTVTLEKDVTISEVNAALKTASHSYLEGVLLYTEEKLVSIDFIGMRESSCVDGDLTNVVDKRNLKVTAWYDNEAGFSNRVLDLATYVGENL, encoded by the coding sequence ATGAGCAAAACTCGTATTGCTATTAACGGCATGGGTAGAATCGGAAGAACACTATTAAGAGAAATCTATAATACAAATAACCAAAATTTACAAATTGTTGCCGTCAATAATCCTGGTGATATTAAACAATATCTTAACTTAATCAAATATGACTCAATTCATGGTAAGTTTTTAACTGATATTTCATTAGATGGAGATATCTTAAAAGTTGGCAATGACTCCATCAAGTTTTTTTCAGAAAAAGATCCTTCAGAAATTGATTGGAGTTCTCAGAATGTTGAAATTGTCATCGATGCTACTGGTAAATTTAAAGATAAAGAAAGTTTAGGTAGACATATCAGAGGGACTGTAAAAAAAGTCATCATGTGTGCTCCTGGAAAAGATCTTGATGGAACTTTTGTAATGAAAATAAATCATGAAACTTATGATCCAAAAAATCATCATGTCATCTCAAATGCAAGTTGCACAACAAATTGCCTCGCACCTGTAGCAAAAGTCCTCCATAAAGAGTTTGGAATTAAAAATGGTCTAATGACCACAATTCATTCATACACATCTGACCAACAACTTTTAGATGGTTCACATAAGGATCCTAGAAGGGCCAGAGCTGCTGCACTTTCAATGGTTCCAACCACAACAGGAGCAGCAAAGGCCGTAGGGCTTGTCATCCCTGAGCTAAAGGGAAAACTTGATGGCCATGCCATCCGAGTTCCAACTCCAAATGTTTCTCTTGTCGATCTAACTGTCACCCTTGAAAAAGATGTCACCATTAGTGAAGTAAACGCAGCTCTAAAAACGGCCAGTCATTCATATCTAGAAGGAGTTCTCCTTTACACTGAAGAAAAGTTAGTTAGTATCGATTTCATTGGGATGCGAGAATCTTCTTGTGTGGATGGAGATCTTACTAATGTTGTAGATAAAAGAAATTTAAAAGTTACGGCCTGGTATGATAACGAGGCCGGCTTTTCAAATAGAGTCCTTGATTTGGCGACCTACGTAGGAGAGAATCTCTAA